The Hippoglossus hippoglossus isolate fHipHip1 chromosome 4, fHipHip1.pri, whole genome shotgun sequence DNA window ggaagtggacacacTTTGTTGATctttattgaataaataaataaacatcaagTTGTAGATTGATGGTTTTTGAACTTATTACAAAgagttgaaataaaaacactgatgtgaaATAATCTAAGTCTGGTTCCCTGGTGAAGGCTGCGCTCCAGAGAGCAGAACCAAGACGTCTGGCGGAAGCCTCGGTGATAAACTCATGTTTACTAGAACCAATACTCATGTACACCAGCCTCCCACACACATATGCACCGGGAAAGCATgcatactaacacacacacacacacacatgcacactgaagACAACGTGGATATTTGTCACATATGAATAGTGACACACACCAAAGACCAGAGTGGGCTGGATTTATCCAAAACAACATCAGCAGCTATGAAGTCAATGGGACTTGAGGGAGTGGGGGGGAGATGGTTTCACTGGTGACAGAACAAAATGTGATTATACCAAAGCACTGATGAGGGggggaggaaattaaaaagcaagGCTTCATGCTCGAGGTAGAGGCAGCGCCCGTCAGATTCTCTGTGATGCCACGCCAGCCTcacgcagcagcagcctgcTCGCTCGCTTTCCAGCTAACAGCCAGGAGCGGCACGGTTAGCAAGTAACACAGCAGCCTCcctcccaccccctcctccagaTTCAAGCTCAAGCCTGATGATATAAATCCTGCCACAAACCTCAGGGAAAGAAAACTGTGCTACCAGATtagccgaggaggaggagggaggtgttgCATTTCAATAGAAATCCAAACGGAGAGGAAGGTAGTTGAGGGCCAGAGAGAGGGCAGCTGAGGGAGATTATGAGGAGGTGGGTCTGAACACCGTGAGTCATAAAGGTTTAACAAGGCTAAAAGGGGGAGCAAGCATGTGAGTAATTCCTGATCTCATTAAGATTATGTGTGGCTGGTTTTAACACATACATCTCCCTAAGAGTAAGTAAAGCTTCACAATAACACATGGCAGTTTATGTTTATTAAGAGTCTAAATACTTAACGTGATTAATGACGGAGCTGATGAGGGCTAATGTGGAATAGTGGTGcgaaaaataacaaattaaacacGAAGCAGCAGAACAACAGTGAGACTGAGTTCTGTTCGAAATGGAAAACACAGGCCTGAGTGGAGTCTCCACCACCAGGGTGCACACACCATGTGACTGGGATTTGTCACattctgtggggggggggggggggggggggggggtcgaacACCAGCTTTTCAAATCCCAGTTTCATAAAAATACCAGAAAGGTTTCTCATGTTTGTATCAGTGGAGAAATGCCGAGTGAATCCTGCGGGCTGAGTTCGCCTGATTCTGCTCGGTGGCATTTTCAGCACCGAGGGGCAGTGGACAGCTCCTGTGGTATTAagactgtggtgtgtgtgtgtgtgtgtttacttgtttgtgtcACTTCTTCAGGACCTTTTCTaccataaacactgaccttgtgaGGACCAGTGAACCTCACGGGGACCAGAGCCCGGTCTTGATGAGGCTAAACATCActtctgagctcctggttaaggttagttaAGATGTAAACTGtggttaagttaaggttagaCATGTATAAGTCATGGTGAAGGATCGAGATAACGATTTAGTTCATTTGTCCACGATGAATGGAAGTCAAGGTTTTGGTTAAAGTTGAGTTTAGGTTGAAGTTTGGGTTGAAGCGTCAGGCAAGTacagctgactgtgtgtgtgtgtgtgtgtgtgtgtgtgtgtgtgtgtgtgtgtgtgtgtgtgtgtgtgtgtgtgtgtgtgtgaaaggaggATGATGGCGTGCACACATCTGGCTGTAAACCCGTATccagatgctgatgatgatgatgcagtgaTCCAGGCTTCGTGACCATGGCAACAAAGGATGCAATAACTTATCTCCCCGCAACAGCCCCCCTCCCCAAAACCTCACCCCCACCCCTAGAGGATGTCGCGTGCCggagcatcccccccccccacagccaaGCTAACGCAGTGATGATAACGGCAGCATTTTAAATGAGGAGCCTGAGGAGGCCCAAGTTCACACAACATCTCACTGCGGCCGACCGTCGAGGCGGAGTCaggctggaggagcaggaatCAATCCGCTCACACGCAGAGAGAACAAGGCTTCCACTAACCCACCCGAGCCCCGCACACCGTGCACCGCACACCGTGCACATCACACCGTGCACATCACGCGGGGAGTGGGAATAAAAGCCGAGCCGTGTGGTCACCGTGCACCGGGCTGCAGCTGAGCACCGTGGGACCGACAGCTGCACAATGAAAGCCCGGAgtcacgctgctgctgctgctgctgctgctgcgggggAACTGTCACCACACGATGGAGAGAGAACCGACAACCCAACACTGCTGCACCCAGACATGAGGCGAGCAGCGCCCGTGCGAGCCCTACCTGTCTCCAGGTGCAGGGAGATCCGAGCCTCGCTGATGTAAGGCGTGTCACTCTTGGAGCGGACCCTCCGGATCGGTCTGcggtccacctcctcctgcggGGCCGCCGCCATCATCCGCCAGCCGGGCAGCGTCCACTGGGGAGACCGAACCGGCGGGACTGAGGGAGGCTCGGCGCCGCGGCAGCCGCTCGTGCACCCGCACCGGGCAGACGGTgtgggaggggggaggggtggggggctATTGTGAtagtgaaggagggagagagagaatgagagaaagatagggggggacagagagagaggggggagggagagagagagagagagagagagagagagagagagagagagagacagagagagagagagagagagagaatgagagagagacagaaagagagggagagagggagggagagagagaaacagaaagagaggtgaagagagagagagagagagagagaggtggagagagagaggtggagagagagagagacagagagagagagagggagagagagaatgagagagagacagagagagagtgagagagagagagagagagagagagagagagagagagagagagagagagagaggtggagagagagaggtggagagagagagggagagagagagagagagagagagagaaagctttACTCGTTTATTCCTTTGATTaagaaacaataacaaaaatttAATCAACAACAATTTTGGAAATTGAATAAACTATATTCAGTTATTGGACTAAAGTTTGAAGCTGTCATCGAACCTGGGAAACTGtgattgtgtatttattaacaATTTATAGGCAATTTATAAGAAAAAATCAACCCAACCCAGTTACAGACtaaatgataaaatgatgaCTGAGGTAACAATCATCAGAAAAATGAGAATAATCATTAATTACTTTAAATcaactttgagaaaatgtgCAGCTTTTCCCCACCTCCATTAAATCCCTCTAAATACAATCTGTTAAGTGCTTGGTTCATTTTTACTTAATGAGcttaaagtacaatttaaactGTAATTGACTCACAGACCAGTTTGGCTGACTCATCATTCCACCGTCATCACTAAAGAGGATCcaattaaatatgtatttatctgtataattaattaataattaatcttTGTGCAGACTTCATGCACAAACTTTTGCCACAATCTTCTTTCTTTAACAGTAACATCACATCAACATAAGAGAATAACTAATgttcatgtttagttttttgttgtattttattctttttacttATGAACAAATGAAATCTTATATATTTCTGTATGTGGAGTTCGAGCTCTCTCTGCTGGCCTCACGTTGTTTATGAACTGAGTTTATTTACCTCGATGCTTCCTCCTGATTGGTTCATATCGTCCCAGCCAAAACCAATCCACCAATGAGAAGAGACCAAACCCAAGACTGAACTTCCTGGTTCCTCCACGTCCTGTGGTTCCAGCTGGGCTCCGTCTAATAACAGGTAGTTTGAAGTCAACACTCACATATTTAACAGCAGGACCCGGCTATTTACTGGGAGTCAGAACACCCAGGGGCACACCGGGTTGTCACCACACCGAAATGAGACGCTGCTGGAGCCGCTTCAGTCTCTGCTGCCTCTGGGTACCAGAGCcagttagcctgttagcttaaTGCTagcataacaacaacaacagaggaagGTCCATACTTCAcatgttagcctgttagcttaaTGCTATCATAACAACAACAGAGGACAGTTCGTACTTAGCATGTTAGCTTGAGGAAACAAAACGATCGTGACGTGAGTGAATAACTGAATTAATCACAACTTAAATTTGCTATGATTAGCAGGTAAAGTTAAATAGCAGGTTAGCTTCCTGCTAACTGACATGACCTCTGAGCTTTACAAAGCTACAGTGATCTTTATGAGATTAAAACCTCTTTCTGACTCTTCTGATCACATCTTTAACAAACTGAAGCTGTGAAAGATAAAAACCTGAGTTTTATTAAACCCTGAGAGTTGAAGTCATTGTCAGATTCACAGCTTCCTCCTCAAAGCTGGAATCATTCattctgctgcacaaacacttcATCACACGCTCAAGTTTCCTATTTGTCTGTTGGTCGTAATAAAGACGACACCCGGAAGTTTACATTCTTCTACTATCATGGAAGTATGTAGCAGGACCAAATTCAAAAgagatttaaaatcaaatctaaTTACCACTTTACTCATGTTTAATTATTTCTATTGATGAACTGTTGGTCTTTTATTTAGTATTAGTATTTGTTAATTGTCTAAATATTATTAAACGCacgtttttttaatctttttatatcatccacattgttttgttgctgcagcttCTAAGGCCTCTTACGTTCAATCTGGACTGAATCAAGTAAATAAAGGAGTTTTTACAATTTACCTGCAAATCTCAATGTATAAAATCATTAATCTTCCTAAACCGTAATGTTTATCTCCCTGTCAAAGTCTGCCTTCTAATCATTTGAAGAAAATACCTTCAGCTTGTGTCCATTCTGaagtgtttctttgttttctccagtTTCCACAACTTGATGATTGTGCGACAGTTCACCGGTCGAGCCTTgatcacctctcacctgaatgcCCTCCTGAGGAAACCCTGGGCCAGCCAAGACATGGCCAGACCCAGTTCAGGTAAACGTGCGTCCACGTCCTCTTTCTGAAACGGGATGAACAAGAGCATCGTAATAACTGTCATATTATATGTCTCCTGTGTCTGGCTGGGTTTTCATGTTCAGACCTGGCTGCGTTCAGGGAGATTTTCTCCAAAGCCAAGAAGGTCGCCATCCTGACCGGAGCAGGGGTGAGTGCTGAGAGTGGAGTCCCCACCTTCAGGGGAGCAGGGGGCTACTGGAGGAAATGGCAAGCACAGGTGAGCACCCACTTCACCTCTAACCCTTCAACAGGATCTTTACAAGGCTTCATCCATGTTTTTGGTGTAATTTTTGTCAAATTTACATCAACCAACTCTTTTACTGTGTAGAAGTTGTTAATCAAACAGCCAGGAGAGATATTCAAGTTTAACCACTGAGGAAAACCTGCAACACATCAGATTAAAAAATGTCCTTGTAGAATTCTGAGAGTCACAAAAAAGCGATAACTCTTAAACCTTTTCCTGAGTGATCATCTGAAACTAAACGTTGACTCCTCTCCGCTCTATTCTATGAAGAATCTCAGAAACAATCTTAGAAAGTGCTCTGAAAGTTTGAAAATAGCCCGGACGACATCCTCAGGGGCCTCGTTACATTCCTGAAGACGTATCGGGACACGATTCTACACAGATGACTCGTCCATGTGTCAGTAGCTGTAATGAAACATTCAACCTGCACGAATCACCGCACAGACTCGTCATTGTCCTGCTCCTTTCTTCTGTGTCAGGAACTCGCCACTCCGGAGGCCTTCTCTCGGAATCCCTCACGTGTTTGGGAGTTTTACCACTACCGCCGCGAGGTCATGCTCACGAAGAATCCCAACCCCGCTCACCTGGCCATCGGCGAGTGTGAGGAGCGACTCACACAGCAGGGGCGAGAAGTTACTGTCATCACTCAGAACATCGACGAGCTCCATCGCCGCGCTGGATCCCAAAACATCCTGGGACTCCACGGTGAGAAGAGAAGACACTTGATGCAGGTGTCAGTGGAATAATTTCAGTCAAACAGTCGTAACTTTCTTCTGCTCAAATAAGAATCAACAAATTAGATTTTGTCAGTTTATCGAACAATTTCAGGTAAATTTTCTATCTTCAGTAAAACCAGTGGATGTTCCAGCACTTATCTGTCTCTTGTGTCGTGTCTGTAAAACCAGGTAGTCTGTTCAGAACCCGCTGTATGAGCTGTGGTGACGAAGCAGCTAATTACAAGAGCCCCATCTGTGCGGCGCTGGCGGGTAAAGGGTAAGAGCTTAGTCTGGTGTCGGTCGGTGAATTCCACAGTTTTCCTTCCACAGTATGAAAATGTGTTGCGAGAGATACTGATCACATCCATCTGAGCTGGAAATGCCAGAGACAACAGACCGATGGCGTCTGTCAGGTGTCACAGAGCCGAACAACACCTGAGGAAACCTGTGACGCTAATGAAATGTCAGTTTCAAAGCCGCTGCGTCACATATGTGACATTTCAAATTGATGCTTGTGAGGAAAATGAAGGAAGTCATCAGCTGGATTTCTAAATGAATATCAGACGTTGTCGTGTCTTATTCAAATCTATTGACACAGACTGTGTCGTCAATTTGTTCAGGAGGTGTGTTACATTAAAACGCTCGGAGGAATAGAACGAGTGAACGCAGATAAGTGTGAGGGTTTCATAGTATTTATATCGTCATACTAGGCTATTTATGATattttttgagttttttaatgtttaatttactttttgtgTCAAAAACCAGATGAATTGCTTGCAAATAATTTATATCTTAC harbors:
- the sirt5 gene encoding NAD-dependent protein deacylase sirtuin-5, mitochondrial produces the protein MIVRQFTGRALITSHLNALLRKPWASQDMARPSSDLAAFREIFSKAKKVAILTGAGVSAESGVPTFRGAGGYWRKWQAQELATPEAFSRNPSRVWEFYHYRREVMLTKNPNPAHLAIGECEERLTQQGREVTVITQNIDELHRRAGSQNILGLHGSLFRTRCMSCGDEAANYKSPICAALAGKGAPDPETHDAQIPVLQLPRCEQTGCHGLLRPAVVWFGETLDSDVLNRAEKVLDSCDLCLVVGTSSIVYPAAMFAPQVAARGVPVAEFNMEDTPATMRFKFHFHGPCGTTLPAALARHETEPH